The segment GAGTTTTCATCAAAGTTAAGTTCATGCACAAGATGAAAGACTGAAAAAGAATAAGCAAGAAATTTCCTTAAAATGGATTCTGCATGGTCTGAGCACACAGTCGAGTAGATGTCTATTGTTCAATATTCTATTGTTTAGCCATCCATCTGCACAGACAGTATTTTATTGCTTTGGTGATGTGGTGCAGCGTTAACTCAAGGCAGGAAAACGGTACAAAGGACTACTGACATTCATCTCCAATGAAACAAAAGCAGTtacaaaacatcaacataagTCAAAAGTCCTGTAAAAATCTCCAAttctggaaataaaataaataacaattttttatataacaataaAACTTTACTACTATAATAAGCTGCGGGAAGATctcagaacagaaaaacaaatgcacacagcgTCTCTTGGGCTGCatgaatggaaataaatgtgagaGGAATCACTTTGGtcagaagaaacacacaaatctgaAACCTTGGGCATAAACGAGCTCACATTCCTTGATGATAACCCAGACTAAACTCTCCAGTTTATCagatatatattattatttatccgAAACATTGACTGTGCCGTAAAAGATCTGCTCCACAGGAACTGTACTTGAAATCGCTCCATTGATCTCACACATCATCActtcatcaatcaatcaatcaatcaagtTCAAATTAAgagcttgtgtttgtttggttccTGGAAATTAGCTGTTAAATCACCAAAAAGAGATGAAGTTAGAAGGAAAGTAAAAGATTTTCTTTAAGGAGTTGTACAGATTACATGAGAACTTTACTCTAGGACCCatcacacagataaaaataaaccagAACAGGGTGATTTAGGAAAAGactttatttgttgtgttggaACGTTTGGCGCGCAGGACTCCCAaagctaaacacacagacagtataATATCCTTATAATTCAATacttttcataatttcagtCTGCGGTCCAGACAGTTACCTCAATTGCATTCCCATTACACAGTCTGGAAGCCAAGAGATGACTGATGATATGGAGTTCCTCTAATCAAAGCTTCTCTCTTCAAAGTAATTGGCAGCCGCAGAGGAGTGAATAGTTGTTGCTTTCGCATGTAAGAGGCACTCAGGCATAACGTTCCAATGGAAATatgaaagaggaagatgaatgCCGTGAACTCACTCCAGGTGTTCACTgttattcaaaaacaaataGCCAGGCTCAGATTCTTCACTGACAGCAGGAcgcaacatgttttaaaagaatgaatgcgtcaacagtgtttgttgtattgtttCAGTCTGTCCATTTTAAATTTATGATTGCGAAGGTTATTTTTCACAACAGATTTTCAGTGTGCAAACTTCAACTTTGGAGCACAGCGTCATGGAAATCTGATGTTTCAGTATGTGCATATTGTGCAGTTTATGGCAAGAAAGAACATACAAAGACAGTCAGGAAAAAATAGGCCGAGAACCAAAAGACAGACAAGTTACGCAACAATACAAAatgaacacactgaaataaaatgtgaaaatctgcATCAACAAAGTGTTGATGCACTCATTTGAATCTTTAAGTTAAGTTTAACCAACAGTGAGCACACCTGTTTACTTTCTAAATTGTTTACAATGCGTCCCGTTCATTAGTGACATTTATTAAGTAAGCatggaaaaataatatattatctATTTATATTCACAATCAGAGGTACTGTATATGGTCGTGACATAATGTTTTTGCATGCAGCTTCCTTCAAGTCCAAAACTGAAAGTGtgattttattcagtttgatagacaacagcaaaacatttcCTGTGTACTCACTAGCATGTctacaataaaatattacactACAATAACACATTGTCCCAAAGCAAAAGTCTGGCCTCAGAAAATATTGCAGCGGTTCATAGTGTCCTTTATCCTGCATCCATGTGGCCTCAAAGACATTAGGTCATCAAGGATGAAACCCTGCACAAAGCTCCATCCAGCTCTCCAAATGAGCTCTGTTGCTCATGCAGTTCATCTTGATGCTTTTGTCTCTATAAGCCATCAAGACTGATGTATCCTTGGAGGTTGGAGGGAACATGTGTTTCAAAGCATCAGCCTGTCCTCTTTGTTTTGCTGACTTAATGGTTTACGGAGGTCACCTCACTTCCTCGCCAAACATGTGCTCCTTCTTTTTGtctgcagagcagagctggcTTTGTACGAGTGCACTGTGTTTCGGCTACAGCAGTGATCAATTCAACGTCGCCATGTGTTAAATCATGTTCAGTTTAAAAGGTCAGCACTCGAGCATCAATCTCTTGATGGTTTTACATGTGAAAAATATGTTTGACAAATAATTTGCTCCACTCCGCTGTGCGgaaacactttttctttttctggcaGTACTAGCTGTACAATGCTCATTGTGTCTTTAAATTGTGGTTGTTCCCTTTTCCCCACTACAAAGCATTCATTGAAATTTTGAAAGAACATTTTTAGTCCTTTCATTTGAGGACTTTCACACAGAACCTTCACATTTACAGGCCTCACATTACAGTTAGCGGTTACAAATGGCACAATGAAATCAAGATGAGAACTACAATGAACCTTTGCACATGACAGAGAAATGGattaatatatgaaaatatataaaatacagaagGAATTCTAATTAAAAGTTGAATTACTGCTTGAGAGTGAATACAATAATAGAGCAATACCACATTGGTATGCtatcatgttttctctctgctgttgtgttttgcacCTCTGTAAACTGTAACATTAAATCTCAAAGGGAGACAGTGTCTGCAGgatctgtccatggtgctggaTCTATACATCACAGAGTTCTACAGTCAAAGAGCCAGATCGATAAACTGGATTAAAATGAACCATTACACTGAActtttgttttctaatgtaatgtttaattCAGAACTTTTAGTTTGATTGTGATCCAGCTGTTGTTTGTGGCAAAGCATCTGATGATCTTTATTAAAGAcacctttttaaatttaaagagcTAATAATTTTTCATGTTAGTGCCTAGATCCTAAACAGATACAGTTTCATACTGTTAGAGTTCTGCTTCTTGTATTTTAATACTCACATCCCTACATTCCTCAAGCAAAGAGCTGTGTCTCAGCATTACTGCATCGGGGCCAAAACATGTCTACCTGGTGGGCATGGCAGCTTAGTGTTACAAACCCCAAGGCTCTGCGAAAGGTCGCCACTTGACATTTATCAAGCCTgacattcatatttttacagGGCCCAGCAGGACTGCAGCTAACACCTGGCTGGATCCCATGCATGGCCACCGTCCCACTCATGCCTTGGAAAAGACCCAGAGAAGCGACCTCAAGTGAGGAGAACTAGAGGTGAAACCAAAAGAAGAAGGGTTGACGACATAGGGTTTGACAGGAGAAGAAATCAGTAAGTAAGAGTTTCTAGTTTTCTATTGTGTGAACTTGTTGCAAACTGAGAACAAATGAATGTACATTTCTGTCCAGATGTGTGTACATTACTGACATCAATGAAAACTTGGACACTTGAAGATTTATTGTTTCTAGGCATCTCAGTCATCCGTGTCGTGGTATTCCAGAAGTGTTATTTGATATCATGATATCCATTTGTACTTGTAACTTAATGATGTGCAGAAAAAATTACATAGATGAGGAAGCGTGCCACAGTACCACAGTAAACATATTCAGCCGACACTACTTAACTAATTACCCCAAAAAATGTAACTCTCATTCCCATTATTTGAGGTCTCCAAAAGCTTTGATCTCTTTGACACACAAATACCACAATGGAGAAAAACATACATTCACTCATGACCGTTTATTTTCGCACACGTTCTTGGCAACACTTAGTCTCTTTAGCACTGAACTGTTTAAAGGATTAAGgattacatttaaaattgaCCACAGCCCTGTGAAGCCTCTTAATTATGATATATGCTTTAGAAGCACGTGCTTTGTGTAATCTGGGTATTGGAATTGATGTGTAAACAACAGGAAGAAAGGACAAGAGTGATTGTCAACAATCAGGCAGTGGAGAGTTTTCGTCCTTTTTGAGGTTCAGCCgtggtgtgtttttaaagaccTTTATTTCTTGACTCGGCTGAAAGATAGAAGAGCACAGCCTGCCGGCCATGAAACAGCATGGAGGAGTTATAATACACAGTATATCACAGCAGTGGGCAGCACTTCCCAGACCACAGGACTTCTTCTGTATTTTCTGCCTGTGGAAAGTAAATGACGGTGTTGAGAGACCTCAGGTGgtgagagaaggaagagaacTTTGTTGAACCATTTTAAAGGGACACTACTAATTCATATATGTAAAGATCAGTGCTCTAGTCAAGATAAGCAGCTTAGTGTATACTGTGttaaaaatgctgaataatgtgatttctgctgtaaatgtttcaAACGTTGAGCAAAATAAACCAGATGATGTCATGATAATGTTATCAGCATTATGTACGTTTGGGTCTACAGATTTGTAGCCTGCATTACAAACTGAAATTTGAAATCTGCGGGTATTCATCTGACATAAAAGActttaaaacagacattatCCTGTTGCATTATGAGAAGTGCAAGACTCACACAATCTGAGCCTCTCATGTTTTGGTTATGAcacttttttattctcttttgcAAATCCCCTAACTTTATGCAAGTGCAGTATGAAATTGCATGACGAAAGACCCAGACTACATGCTACAAACCTCTAGGACAATGGTGAGCAACACTGGTTTTAaaggccactgtcctgcttgttttccaccTACCCCTGCTCTACCCACTGCTGGTTACCTGGGTCAGGTGTATTCAGTCAATCCAAAACTGAAAGATACcaattctctttttctttccttactCAGTCACCATCTAAGATGGTGTCTTGCAGCAGGACAgtgcaatacaaataaaagcttAAGGGCAAGATCGTAACACAGACACTCGCAATTCATCTTGTGTCCCTTTtaattgttaatgttaattaaaggCTGAGCCAAAGCCCTTTCTGTGTTCTTTCCTGTACACAGTATGTACAAATTCACATGGAATAATAACTAATCAGTGACTCTTAGATAATTGTAATTGTAGCAGCtatagaaattaaaacatttctcaataCTGCAATGGTGGAAGGTagaagtgtatttatttaagatCTGCAACAAAATGCAATATGAGGTACATTTGTTTACTGTGGTTCTGCTGAGCTGACCTGCCGTAGTTACCAAAtactacatgtttatttattcctATACAACATGACTAAAGTACTTAGGGTACTCATTAAATGAAAGCACTACCTCAACTTTCTGCAACattaaagagataaaaatgTCTATAAAGCAATAATTGTAAGtctaataatataattaagTACATGcaccatttatttttaatagttaaTGTATTGCTCTTACTTGCAACGTAATAACGTAATAATATGAGACACAAACTCAAACCTAATGAAAAACCTCTCTGAGAGCAACTTATCTGCTCATATTtatcacatttgtctttgttgtttttcagaaaaTGGTGGCTGTACCTCTCCACTGCTTCTACCTGCTCACCAGTGTCCTCCAGCTGTGTTTTTTACGACTGGCTCACGGTGGAGCGTATTACGGACATAAACAGCCACCTCAGCAGCACCAGCCCCTGCCACAGTACAATGAAGGGTATCCACAGCAACAGTTTTTGGGGAATGATATGCCACTGATGCCGTTACTGTCTCAGATAGGAAAAGAGCTTCCTCATCTGCCTTTACAAAAGGGCAAAGAGAGACCGCTGACTGAGGGCAAAGGTCTGACTGTTGTTCttcttgtttgatttaattaaaaacatctgtaatgAAGTTTGGGATTCATTTACCTCTGTCCACTAATTTGTGCCCTTTTCCCAGGACAAACCTTTCCTAGAGGTGCCAAAGGTCCACTTCCTCCTATTCCTGGTGGAGAGGGTCTCCGAGAGGGGCCACAAGGAATTCAGGGTCCCCAAGGACCAACAGGACCCCCAGGACCACAAGGTCCACCCGGACTACCAGGCCAGGCGATGCCAGGGTTACCAGGAAAACCAGGGCCTCCTGGACCTCAAGGGTACCCAGGAATAGGAAAACCTGGCATACCAGGGTTGCCAGGAAAACCTGGAGGTCCTGGATTACCAGGACCAAAAGGGGACATTGGTCTAAGTGGTGGTGAAGGACCAACTGGGCTTCCAGGGCCTGCAGGTCTACCAGGTCCCCCTGGACTCCCTGGAATTTCCAAACCAGGAGGCCAGGGGCTGCCAGGACAGCCAGGTCCTGTGGGAGAGCCTGGCCAAAAAGGTACACCTGGGTCACCTGGTCTTCCAGGCCCCAAAGGAGAGAATGGATTTGGTCTACCTGGTTTGCCAGGTTTGAAAGGACCTAGTGGACCACCGGGTCCACCTGGCCAAGTGGGCCTACCTGGTGTTAGTAAAGCTGGTCTTAATGGTCTCCCTGGACATCCAGGGATACCAGGAAAGCCTGGTCCTCCTGGAGAGCCAGGGCTGTCAGGGTCACCTGGTGAAAAAGGTCAACCAGGACCACCAGGTCAGCCAGGAATTGGAATACCAGGGAATGATGGTTTGAGAGGACAATCAGGACCTATGGGAGGGAAAGGGGAACCAGGTCCTCCTGGTTTACCTGGGGGTCAAGGCATGCCAGGTTATGGCAAACCTGGGTTTCCAGGACCTAAGGGTCACAAGGGACATGCTGGTCTTCCTGGGTTACCAGGCCCAAAAGGTGATAAAGGTTTTGGTGGGCTTCCAGGTGTCATTGGTCCCAATGGTCCTAGTGGTATGCCTGGGCCACCAGGTCCAATAGGGCCTCCTGGTAGTCTTGGCTTCCCAGGGCAAAAGGGAGAGGATGGTGCTATAGGACCAAGAGGAAATCCAGGAATGAAAGGTGACTTTGGGCTTCCAGGTCTTCCAGGACAGGTAGGTAGGCCAGGAGAGGGTGGGCAACCAGGGGCAAGAGGCTTACAGGGGCCCACTGGCCCTAAAGGAGAAGCTGGTATTAGGGGTTTACCTGGTGCCCCTGGTTCTGCAGGATTACCTGGAccaagaggagagggaggacaACCTGGAGTAAATGGCCACCAGGGACCCCAGGGAATTCCAGGGCTATCTGGACCAGGAGGACCGATTGGACCTCCTGGGATGCCAGGGCAAAAAGGTGAAACAGGCCTGCCTGGTAAACCTGGATATCCTGGTGAGGGAAAGCATGGGCCCCCTGGTCATATTGGCCCACAAGGTAATCCTGGACCCAGTGGCCCGCCTGGATCTCCAGGACCACGTGGGCAACCAGGACCCCCAGGTCCTCCAGGGCCACCTGCGGCATTTCCTGAGCTCGGACAGATCCTTCCTGCAACCGGCCCATTTACTGGCCAAAAACAAGGTTACAAAAAGCCAAAGAATGGGGGGGAGATTGGTGGAAGTGCCCTGGAGATGCCTGCGTTCACAGCGAAACTCACAAACCCGTTCCCTCTTGTTGGGTCTCCCATTGTCTTTGACAAACTCCTGCACAACGGCAACCAGAACTACAATTCCCAAACTGGTATTTTCACCTGTAACGTACCTGGAATCTATTACTTTGCTTATCACGTCCACTGCAAAGGAAGTAATGTGTGGGTGGCACTGATGAAGAACAATGAGCCAGTGATGTACACTTACGACGAGTACAAAAAGGGCTTGCTGGATCAGGCTTCAGGAAGTGCTGTACTCCCACTGCGACAAGGAGACAGCGTGCACGTACAGCTGCCATCGGACCAGGCAGCAGGACTTTATGCTGGTCCGTATGTCCACTCCACCTTTTCCGGATACTTATTGTACCCAATGTAAGAAATGTGTCTAATGGTAAAAGGTAGTAATGACAGTTAAAAAGACTCAAAGGTACAATCTAGGTCGAGTTAAAGGTTCTACAGTGAGTGGCTTTTACAGCAGCAACGTTGCTTCACACCTATGCACATGTACATAAACTACATgtttgcacatactgtatatcagtgAGTGGGGGTCTCAGAAAGGGCAGTAATGAAAGATGTGTTTATAAATATTGTCATATACTAATATTCTACCTGTGATACGAGAGTTAATTGTGAAAAACGGAGAGCAGATGAAAAATACTGTCCAATAACTCGGTCATCTTAATTTGTGTATGTTTACGTTGTGCATTTACtcttatatacatatacaagtGTTCCTGACATGCCTGGAATAATTATGTTGCAGACCTGTCCTCACCTTTTACACATTTTTGCTTTACAGTTATAGTCTGTATACTGGGCACATAAGAACATATTCATTTCATTATATGAAGCATTTACTCATTGTTATCATAACATACAGCTGCCCCATGTACTTCATACTGTTATTAAGTTATTGTTAGTCCATTTATGTTTTTTGGGAAAGcagctttttaataaaacaaaatgttaattcCACTTTTACATATTAATCTTACAGTAAAACAAGCCTTTTCATACCGTTTCTCAGAACACATAAAAACTATGTTTCGCATTGTTACCCACAATTTGGCAGGTGAACTGTATTTTGGTTCTTTCCTTTTTATGCCATAGATGTATTTGTAATAATTATGAATTCTTTGAAAGGTATTTGTTGGTTTGTCAGAATTCTCagtaatttatttgtttgactACTGATTACTTGggggtgttttgtttgttgaaatAAGGGAATTCATTCCAAAATGCAGAACACAACCTACACATTCTGTGGgggaaataaaatcataataacacaaatattcaaCAGTGCACATACCAATTCATTCCTGTattctgcagcttttattaattaaatctTCAAATTGTGGATGTGCTATTTTGGAATGAAAttctttaaaaggtttttttctcctttttatatttctttttttcgtTGTTTTACTTTGGACAATGCTGCACAGCGAAAGCAAATTAAACTGTGCCTAAATATGtgaatttttgtttgttttgctcttgcTGGTGATatttaataaaggaaaaaaaagacttgtcTCAACTTGATTTGTATCGTCATTGCTGCATGCAATGAAAATATCCAATTTTTTATAGAGTTGATCATGAAGTCTTGGTATGTTGTTCAACATATTGAACGACTacagatatttatatatttctaaaCTATTTAGCACTGAATAGACAATACCAAgtgtcatattttacatttacgtTTAGCAGACAGTTTCACCCAAAGCAACTACCAAGTGAAGTACAAGCTACAAGGCAGAAGCAGGGTAAGTGAAAGGAGGCCTTGCCTtgggacccctactggaggtaggcctCAACCTGGATTCAAACCCCGGTCTCCTGCATGGAGACCTATCCAGCCGCATATTTAGTTCAGAGTAATCAGAAACCGACATATTAAGAGATATTAAGAACTCAGGGGCCCTTTAGGTCAGTACATTTATTCtgtaagtacttttacttatgtATAGTTCTGAGAAATTCCTACTTTGGGggaacatttccattttctgctacttCAGATTCTGAATTCAATACATTTCAAAGAGAATTTTTGTATTTTCCCTCTACTACCActtatttaataatgtattttatgttgtaTTGTTAACTAACGTTTGTTACTTAACATAACTAAATACACTATAATAACagcactttatttattcagttggATCTTGCTTGAAATGATGAAGTTTCCCAGCAGTGAAACACATGATCATCAAAACTGTATATACATTGGTTGCAATAAAATCCATTGTTATCAGCTGCCCCAATAGACAGACTAACGAATCAGTAATATTAATATGACATTTGTTGACAATTGGTGAAATTGATTATTCTACTTGATACTGAAGCAATGTGTTGACACGAATGGTCGTATAAATAAAGTTAGTTTGAATTTGCTAGAATCGGACCAATCACAGTTTGAGACGTCATACTTCCTCAGTCctccctcctccagcagctAGCACCAGTCATAGCAGCgtatttatagtttttatgAACACCAGCACTTAAAAGTAAGTTAAATTAATAACTTATCGTACGTTTTCTATGCATCAATCTCGAAACTTGTGTTTGGGCTCGTATCTCAAGCTTCAGTAGAGGAACAGAGGCTACAATCCATCTGTATGACCTAACAGTTAGCTTCAGCTTGTTAGCCCAGCTGTTTTTTATGCTGCTTGCaagttgttaaaattaaaattatcctgattaaaaatgaatttcGAGTTAATGTATCTGTTGTAAATCTGTTAAATAGCCTCTGAGTTGCTGTTTAAGTTAACGGACAACGTTAATGTTCAGTCAGTTGCTAAACGCTGTGTTAAACTTTAACATTAGGTTTAAGTTTTACTAGAAAGCCTCAGTATTAAACCAGTGAACTAGTAGAGATGTGTTTCTACTTGTTCCACTTAAAGCACAAACGCCCACAGTGGAGTTTTAGT is part of the Anabas testudineus chromosome 2, fAnaTes1.2, whole genome shotgun sequence genome and harbors:
- the LOC113164871 gene encoding collagen alpha-1(VIII) chain-like; translation: MVAVPLHCFYLLTSVLQLCFLRLAHGGAYYGHKQPPQQHQPLPQYNEGYPQQQFLGNDMPLMPLLSQIGKELPHLPLQKGKERPLTEGKGQTFPRGAKGPLPPIPGGEGLREGPQGIQGPQGPTGPPGPQGPPGLPGQAMPGLPGKPGPPGPQGYPGIGKPGIPGLPGKPGGPGLPGPKGDIGLSGGEGPTGLPGPAGLPGPPGLPGISKPGGQGLPGQPGPVGEPGQKGTPGSPGLPGPKGENGFGLPGLPGLKGPSGPPGPPGQVGLPGVSKAGLNGLPGHPGIPGKPGPPGEPGLSGSPGEKGQPGPPGQPGIGIPGNDGLRGQSGPMGGKGEPGPPGLPGGQGMPGYGKPGFPGPKGHKGHAGLPGLPGPKGDKGFGGLPGVIGPNGPSGMPGPPGPIGPPGSLGFPGQKGEDGAIGPRGNPGMKGDFGLPGLPGQVGRPGEGGQPGARGLQGPTGPKGEAGIRGLPGAPGSAGLPGPRGEGGQPGVNGHQGPQGIPGLSGPGGPIGPPGMPGQKGETGLPGKPGYPGEGKHGPPGHIGPQGNPGPSGPPGSPGPRGQPGPPGPPGPPAAFPELGQILPATGPFTGQKQGYKKPKNGGEIGGSALEMPAFTAKLTNPFPLVGSPIVFDKLLHNGNQNYNSQTGIFTCNVPGIYYFAYHVHCKGSNVWVALMKNNEPVMYTYDEYKKGLLDQASGSAVLPLRQGDSVHVQLPSDQAAGLYAGPYVHSTFSGYLLYPM